The Mercurialis annua linkage group LG2, ddMerAnnu1.2, whole genome shotgun sequence genome contains a region encoding:
- the LOC130014650 gene encoding disease resistance protein RPV1-like, translated as MASTSSYKTSYDVFLSFRGPDTRDNFTSHLHQKLVDKNIQTFIDNRLDRGEEIESSLTDVIEESQISVVVFSEGYASSPWCLDELVKIMECRKKLGRIVLPIFYHVDPTDVEQQTGIFGDGFRKLESKNKNNMGTWIDSLKEATTLSGWDSKNHRPDSELIETVVKEIVKKLSPTSFSISVDLVGIDSPIEQILSLLCTGPDDEPHFVGIWGMGGIGKTTIAEAVFSVTSAQFDSCCFLSNVREQSKFGLIQLRSILISELLCDENLNIRMLHTLPTFVKVRLKRKKVMIVLDDVSEWAQLDGLIGDKSWLSPGSRVIVTSRDKEVLQFCHELYKVDELQDSDALRLFSTYAFKQNNHSEDYSELATKVMKYAQGVPLALKLLGSHLCKRSLKEWEIVLNKLKYSPYSKIQEILEISYAELEPEVKDIFLDIACFFKGQRRDQVREILENGYRNFCWGIMRLNDKCLLTIKEHIGILVMHDLVKEMGIEIARREGSRLGNSKDISRLLTNSIGKEEIQGIFVDMSELEVVHLHPKAFSEMSNLRLLKFYRHNNVSQWDRKAVFMLESGQSEYLKCLPSMLSFLHWEEYPYKSLPTNFCMENLVELNLRRSNITHLWDGDHMCPRNLKRLDLFDCQQLMRLPNLSLAKNLEDIDLSNCELLVEIDSLGYLCNLTRLNLHYCTKLKRLPEIPSCIKYLDISGSGVEELSPSTQFLENHQCFDMKNCIYLESCVDLRLSYCQNLRKFPEIIGSVRSFYMYNAAVDKMPSIISSSLVHLLTTKCKSLAIIPDSISELKCLKELSLSGCPILAKLPPLCGLDSLETLHLANTAVVEIPDDIVSLPSLKVLYLRNCSRLQGLPKLPQRLRILTVENCLSLKTTESSSYISSIEFSGDYKFRFNYGNCLNLDNISRCNILSNAWFYFKEMANAISDTRNKHEGWYTVCLPGSEIPGWYSYQSQVSPVAIEFPSFYFNTLLLGFAFALVLKFNSSEDHTGLSVRVECHFKNATSEKHTSFTSFMGYFAVSESDHVFLWYDPNFYYGLKDWLIENRCSVNEASFEFSAFNKMFREMRELEVKKCGVHLIW; from the exons ATGGCATCTACTTCATCTTACAAAACAAGTTATGATGTTTTTCTTAGTTTTAGAGGCCCTGATACTCGTGATAATTTCACCAGCCATCTTCATCAAAAACTGGTGGATAAAAATATCCAAACTTTCATAGACAATAGGCTTGATAGAGGTGAAGAGATTGAATCATCCCTTACGGATGTCATCGAAGAGTCTCAGATTTCAGTCGTCGTTTTCTCGGAAGGGTATGCGTCTTCTCCATGGTGTTTGGATGAATTGGTCAAGATTATGGAGTGTAGAAAGAAACTGGGCCGAATTGTTTTGCCAATTTTCTACCATGTTGATCCAACTGATGTTGAACAGCAAACTGGTATTTTTGGAGATGGTTTCAGGAAGCTTGAGTCAAAGAACAAGAATAATATGGGTACGTGGATAGATTCTTTGAAGGAGGCCACCACTTTGTCTGGTTGGGATTCAAAGAATCACAG GCCTGATTCCGAATTAATTGAAACAGTCGTCAAAGAAATTGTGAAGAAACTCTCTCCTACCTCATTTAGCATTTCTGTTGATTTGGTTGGCATTGACTCACCAATTGAGCAGATCCTGTCATTGCTGTGTACCGGACCTGATGATGAACCTCATTTTGTTGGGATTTGGGGAATGGGCGGTATAGGAAAAACAACCATCGCCGAAGCTGTTTTTAGTGTAACATCTGCTCAATTTGATAGTTGCTGCTTTCTTAGCAATGTCAGGGAACAGTCtaaatttggtttgattcagCTTAGAAGTATTCTTATATCTGAGCTTTTATGTGATGAGAATTTGAATATAAGAATGCTGCACACACTTCCAACTTTTGTTAAAGTTAGGCTCAAAAGAAAGAAGGTCATGATTGTTTTGGACGATGTCAGTGAATGGGCACAGTTAGATGGATTAATTGGAGATAAAAGTTGGCTTAGTCCAGGTAGTAGGGTGATCGTAACAAGCAGGGACAAAGAGGTGCTTCAGTTCTGTCACGAATTGTACAAGGTTGACGAACTACAGGATAGTGATGCTCTCCGACTCTTTAGTACTTACGCCTTTAAGCAGAACAATCATTCTGAGGATTATTCTGAACTTGCAACAAAGGTGATGAAGTACGCTCAAGGTGTTCCATTAGCGCTTAAATTGTTAGGTTCCCATCTATGCAAAAGGTCTTTAAAGGAATGGGAGATTGTCTTGAATAAACTAAAGTATTCTCCTTATTCCAAAATTCAGGAAATTTTAGAAATAAGTTACGCTGAACTGGAACCGGAGGTGAAGGATATATTTCTTGACATAGCATGTTTCTTCAAAGGACAAAGAAGAGATCAAGTGAGAGAAATACTCGAAAATGGGTATAGAAACTTTTGTTGGGGAATAATGCGACTAAATGATAAGTGTCTCTTAACTATCAAGGAACATATAGGTATTCTTGTGATGCATGATCTAGTAAAGGAAATGGGTATAGAAATTGCTCGACGAGAAGGCAGTAGACTAGGAAATTCTAAGGATATTAGTCGCTTGCTGACGAATAGTATT GGGAAGGAGGAAATTCAAGGCATATTTGTGGATATGTCTGAACTCGAAGTGGTTCACTTGCATCCAAAAGCTTTTTCAGAGATGTCAAACTTAAGATTGCTCAAATTTTACAGGCATAATAACGTTAGTCAATGGGATCGAAAAGCAGTCTTCATGCTCGAATCTGGTCAGTCAGAGTATCTAAAGTGCCTTCCTAGCATGCTAAGTTTTCTTCATTGGGAAGAATATCCTTATAAGTCTTTGCCAACAAATTTTTGCATGGAGAACCTTGTTGAACTTAACTTGCGAAGGAGCAATATCACACACCTTTGGGATGGAGATCATATG TGTCCTCGAAATTTAAAGAGATTGGATCTTTTTGATTGCCAGCAACTAATGAGACTTCCAAATCTCTCTTTGGCTAAGAACTTGGAGGACATAGATCTTTCAAATTGTGAACTCCTGGTTGAGATTGACTCCTTAGGGTACCTTTGCAACCTTACTCGTCTCAATTTACATTATTGCACGAAGCTGAAGAGGCTTCCAGAGATTCCGAGTTGCATAAAGTATTTAGATATAAGCGGGTCTGGAGTGGAAGAGTTGTCCCCATCGACTCAATTTCTGGAAAATCATCAATGCTTTGATATGAAAAATTGCATTTATTTGGAAAGCTGCGTAGATCTTAGACTTTCGTACTGCCAGAATCTTCGCAAGTTTCCGGAGATCATAGGAAGTGTCAGAAGTTTTTATATGTACAATGCTGCGGTAGATAAAATGCCCTCGATAATCTCTTCGTCACTTGTTCATTTGCTAACGACTAAATGTAAAAGTCTTGCAATTATCCCAGACAGCATTAGTGAATTGAAATGCCTGAAAGAGCTTAGTTTAAGTGGTTGCCCAATTCTTGCGAAATTACCACCTCTATGTGGTTTGGACTCTCTAGAAACACTACACTTGGCAAATACTGCAGTTGTAGAAATCCCAGATGACATTGTCTCTTTACCATCATTGAAAGTATTGTATTTAAGGAACTGCAGCCGACTCCAAGGTTTACCTAAGCTTCCACAGAGGTTAAGAATTCTTACTGTAGAAAATTGTCTCTCTTTGAAAACCACAGAATCATCTTCCTATATTTCATCCATAGAATTCTCGGGTGATTACAAGTTCAGATTCAATTACGGTAATTGCCTGAATTTGGACAACATCTCTCGTTGCAACATTCTATCAAATGCGTGGTTCTATTTCAAAGAAATGGCCAATGCTATTAGCGACACT AGAAACAAACATGAAGGCTGGTATACAGTTTGTTTGCCTGGAAGTGAAATTCCAGGGTGGTACAGCTATCAAAGCCAAGTATCTCCAGTAGCAATTGAATTCCCATCCTTCTATTTTAACACACTGCTCCTTGGTTTTGCTTTTGCTTTGGTTCTGAAATTTAACTCGTCCGAAGATCACACCGGACTCTCCGTTAGAGTTGAATGCCATTTCAAAAATGCTACTTCTGAAAAACACACTTCCTTCACTTCTTTTATGGGTTATTTTGCTGTCTCTGAATCGGATCACGTGTTCCTTTGGTATGATCCAAACTTTTATTATGGTCTAAAAGATTGGCTTATCGAAAACCGCTGCAGTGTCAACGAGGCCTCCTTTGAGTTCAGTGCTTTCAATAAAATGTTTAGGGAAATGAGAGAATTAGAGGTGAAAAAGTGTGGTGTACACCTGATATGGTAG